The sequence CCAACAATTTCGTTGAAGGTGTTCTTGACAATTCCCTTCCCTCGCCCGTGGTTGGTCTGCAAACAGACGTTGCTACTGAGGTTGCTTGAGAGGTCATTTCATCCGTGGCTTCTAATCCAGGGGGAACCTGTGTGGAGGAGAATTACAATCAGTACCAACAGCATGCAGATTACAAATATGTAGAAAGATAAGATATTTTGCATCtctaaaattaaaagaaacgAGCATGAATAGTAAACTATAGACATCCTTCAGAGACTTCCTTAGACTCCTAGTTACTGATAGGGGAAGGAAAAGCCCAGTACGGTGACTAATTGTTTCACCACTATAAAGCACCAGAGACAAGCATGAGCGGAGTAGTTGAGTAAAGGCAAACATTCAAATTTTCATCTAGGCTGCACAATGCTACAAACATGTAGCAATATAAGCTCCGGATGTAAAATAACCTTGTCTAGGTGAACAAACCAATTATTATCAGCATTCAATGTTGGTCAGAACCTTTAAGCCAAAAAACACGAAACCCTTACCAAGCAGCACAATACCGACAAGATATACAAAACATGAATCCCAACATGAATCCCAGACAAAGCCCAAGTTACTTGAGACAGACCGATGCTTAGACAACTAAGCATCGAGTGGAGGTTTACTAAATAAGACCAAGAGAATTCAATCTACCTCAACTAACTCtctaaagaaattaatacatgagaAACCAGCCAAATACCCTGATAAGTTGGATAAAGCTCCATCAAGAAATGCCTTAAATGTAGCATGAGTCCAAGACAACCAATGTATATTAAAATCTAGGAGACTAAAATTTAAACAATACAACTCCATCGAAGAAAGTTGTCCTGACCCTTTTAATTAACGTGACAGCAGAAGCAGCAGAACTTGATTGATGAGAGCTGATTGTCGAATATCTGTTAAGTGCGCTGCCCATCTTGCACACATAGCTCCATATGCCCCTAGAAAAGGCCAATTTTGCCATCTCCACATTTAAACCAGCATCTTCTTGGTGAAACATCTTGATCTCACAAGCATTAGTACTAGGCACTGTAACAGATGattaaaatcagaaaattataAACAGTTTCTGTTTCATAAAATTCAGTCTGCCAGAATTTCAGCCAAAGAAATCTTTGAAGTGTAAGTGGTGCTTTTGTGTTTTGCCTGATATGTGCAACTAGTgcctaagaagaagaaaactcaTTTCTTTATCCACCACAAGTACATTAAAGAAAAGTGGAAAACTATAGATCCTTATCAGAAATTACTGTGTCATGTTCAGCAGTATAGAGCTTAGTTAAGCATATGTGCTATTTGAAATAGGCCTTATAGTTCACGGTACTAGTTTCTGAATAAATATGAAAGCAGCTCAACGTGGGATAAAATgattaattgaaattaaacataaagACAAAGGAAATTTCCTTTTATTGAAATGGTAGatacaaaataaacaacaaagttgGACTCATTGGCATCTTGCCTTTTCGGATTCGCCAACCAGATCTGAAGGTAAGAACACGCACATACTTCTTCTGGCGTGGTGCCAAAGGATGTTCACATTCCTGTCATCACCCATTATTGGAAAGCATATCAGGTAATTTATGAAGAGAGGCAGATAAGTgctaaaaggaagaagagaaccaaaagaaaaaacttaatggtaaaaaaataaaagggaatTATGCTAGAGAAAGCAAGAGATAGAGAAAGAAATGCAAAAGATATTACGTGCATCACTgcatatatgatatatcaacTCATTAGATAACATTTGGACCACCAGCACATGGAAAATCTAAACTTCACACaactcaaaactgcctagaaGTAATTTACATATGAATAATTTTCAGGTAGCAGTTACCTTGATAAAACAATAAAAGGTTTTATCTTTTCCCTCCCACAATCTCCAAGCTAATACATATTCTCTAGCTGTCAACAGTGGAAACTTTTTTATTGTCCAACCAACTTCAACCCCATTGTTTTTGTCCATCTGTAACTGCTCATGCTGAATCAGCATCTTGTCCCATTGTTTTCTGTAATCATTGTCCATGTAGAAGTCTCTCAGCTTCTCAGGAGAGCAATTCTCAAATATCGTCACACTCAAGTATGTCAAAGGACCATCCTGAATGCAAGAAAATAGATACATAAACTCAATTCCATAGCCTTTATTTGCTAAAACCAGTTGAGTTAAACAAGGAATCAAGTATTTCATGTGACCAACGGATTCTAGAACAAGAATAAACGCCACTGGTAATTTTGGGGTACAGAAAGGATAAGTTAGCATATCATAATCAATTCAAAGACTAAGACAAGATGAATGACCTTAGGCTTGCAGCACTTAGCATAGTAAGATAGAATATCATTTCTTTTGTCTATGACATTTTCCCATTTCACATTTTCGCCTGTCTTCTCCTCCAAGTTATCAATCAGAAACTTCAAATCTGCATCTGTCACCGGTTCTGAGGTGCTGCAGAAGTAAACAGAACGAACACTTAAGTAACACAATCATAACTTGATCCCACAAAATTTGATTTCTAAAATCTCAATTACCAATCACCCCAAAGTTCTACTagtttttaaacaaaattgaaGAACAAGAAACCCAATGAAATTTGACATTTACACAttgagaaaatgaagaaaaaccaTCCATTTGATCAAAACCCAATTATCATATAACTTAAATGGATCGAATAGAAAAATTAATCGAAACCCAATTGAATAGAGATAAAACCCAACTCAAAAACCAAGAGAACAAAACCCAATCCGCAAAATCTTAGATTTAAAACCAAAAATCaccaaatcagaaaaaaaaaaaacaagacaaGACGATCCCTACTGAACACAAGGCAAACCCCAGGACGAAAATCACCTGAGCTGCGGACTTCGAGAGCCAGAAGTGGGGGGATCAGAATCCGATAGAACCGGAGAAGCACTGGAGGCAGAGGATTTCCGAAAGAAAAACCTCTTGGCACAGTGGCAAGCCAAGACGAATAGCACAGCAACGAGAGTGGCGAAACCGCCATGAATGTTTTCGCGCCAAAATTCCTCCGACGAACCAAGGAATAGGCCGTGAAATCTACCGGAATCCGCGAATTTCACCATCTCCGTCGATTTGCGATTGATTTCCGGTTCGCTAATCGCATAGTGATACAGTCACAAGGAGCTTCGGGGTTGTGGCGCTTCTCTGTTTCTGAGTCATACTATGCACGCCCTGGTTCGTTGTGCTTTGCGAACAACTCAAGCCTCAAGGCATCGAAGTCACCGAAGGAGGGGGGGGGATAATATCGTCTTTTGGAGAAATTTTCCATTATGGCGGAACATGGTAGTACTCCACATATTTTTACGTAAATGGTaagaaattgtattttttttaagctattaattttttaacacatatttCATCATTAATATAATGACACGTAATGTATTATTTAGTGTTCCAATCACATGGAAGAATCTCTTGATCATTTCATGATGGACTTTGGgttcagtattgtttgacacgTGGCACTCTTTGTTGACCAAACAATGGTAGTGTACTGAAATGAATGGAcccggcttctctgccctcccacttcccatacactctcatctcctactattttgtgcggtcacggttaagccacgtcaacattttatattgatttttttatagagataataagacaaaaagtaatagtaatataaaatgttgacgtggcttaatcatGATTGCATAAATAGGAGGGAATGAGAATGTATGAGAAATGAGAAGCTAGATCCGAAATAAATGGTctatcctttcctcacatctcAATTCCATTCCCATTACCatcctttgttttcttttttcttttttttttttttgtcaaatcctttgttttcttttttattagggAAATCATGAATGAATGGTAAATTGGGAAGAGTGGTATGATCCACATACTTATTTTTACCTTTTACATATATTTAATAATTTCATGTCGTCAGGTCGAATGAATTGAATAAGATTATAGATAAAAATTAGCAAAAGTATGTAAGAGGTAAAAAGAGATGgataaatagcaccacccaatTCGAAATGATACTGGTTGTTCAGGTATGAGAGTGATATGATATTGAATGAGCAATTCGATACCGGTTGTTTAGGTATGAGATTAATCTAATACATAATTGTTCCAATATGAAATAATTGATTGTAATGCAAATTTTAATGCATAGTCCTTAACTTAAGAGATGTGAACAAAGAGAATAATACTTAACATTATATGTCACTTTCTTGACAGTGCCCTTGAAAGATTATTGACATTCAACATTCAAGATAATCTTTCTTTCTTAGCAAGTTAAAGTTTGAGCTCTTATGAAGTATTTAGGTAATTCACAAGAGATTGGTGTTCAACCACAAAGGACCCCAAAGCTTGATGTGACAACCCAAATTTAGACCTCTTTTCAGAGGAAGATGATCTTCTCCTGATTCACTTTGTAGGGATTTTAGGAATCCTTACATCCTAACCGTTCATCGACATCGTGTGGTTAGTTTTCATCAGATACTAttcgtgtttaattttaaataaaaaaagtcaaataatttataaccacACAATGCACGATAAATTATTAAGATATGAGAATTCCTAGGATCCTCACAATTTGAATATGGATGGGATCCAAACCCCTTTTTGGAAGCCACAAATGTAGATGGGATTCCATGTCATCGCTCTCATGGATAAGATAGGAAGATAAACATGGATTTTAAAAGATAAAGTTAAATATTTACACAAAAGAACAAAAGTTTGGAATATAAACTTCTCTTCAAAGAAGGCGTTGTTAAGGCCctcatttaaaaaatttatgagGTCTTTTTACATATGAGCTTTCAAATTATTCTTATATAGATTAATCTATCAGCTTAAATAATCTATGTTACACttaaatataataattatgcaaaatgattaaattaaaaaaaaatcccacaTGAAACCTTCTGTCTTCATCCTCTACTATCTTTCTCCTCTAAATCCCCTTCATCTCTCTATCTTTCTTCCTATCGTTCACTCCCCTTCTCTCctcttaaattttttatttttttcttttcgcgTATGAAAAAGGAAGAGGGACTTGGTTCAAAATCTATGTCTATAAAGCAACAAGCGGTTGTGGAGACACATATATCTTGCAAATAAGGAAACATAAAATTCATTGATGcacatgcattaaaaaaaattgcaagtcGAGCATAGCAGACTTGATTaaaggctggtttggtattgctgtactttgaaaaaaagatgttgtgagaataagcggctgtgctgtgagaataagtggttgtgaaataaatcagcagagtgtttggtaaactttttttgtaaaagtgcttttggaaacaaaaaaagcagtctgatagtgggtcttttcattaaaggagcattgtagctctgtgtgctttgaaaaaaaagccagttttccaaagctgcaaatagcagcttcatctttttcctttgatttcagcttattctcacagcagcttccaaaataagccttttttttcagtttaccaaacacctaaaacccttacagctttttttcatgggtgctttttttttttaagcacttcactcccaaaccacccctaaaaAGGCCTTCGTGATGGAGATACCGAGATAGCATGCAAGAAGggtaattatatattaattcacATTGTGATTTAGTAATACAGTCTAGTGGAATtcattctcacttataagtgaaaggtTTTAAGTTCGAATCTTAAGAATAGCGAGTTCGCagccaatttatttatttttgatcAATTCACATCGGCTATAACACTCATTTATTTAATACAATTCACATCGGCTATAACacttatctctactaattaataaaacactcagtcaaccaaaattctatgaaattaccagtttaaccctctaattaaaacagaacatgaataagaaatatagggcagaaatgtaatttcacacaaccaaattttattgtttgtttttttcaaagcatcacctacatgtaatcctaacttgtctctaattaaatataaaaataaaaaaaatttctactcccccattctctatcactcttttcatctctccttctatttcaaaaacaaaaataaaaaaatttctcacacactttgtgtgtgcccatatgctagtatttatttaatacaatcatcaTCTCTATAGTCAGATGATGATTGTATGAGATATATATATTCACATGTATTCGCTAGCACAAGAAGACTAGCTATATATTAGTTCACTTTGTCAATCTAGTAATACTATCTAGTGGAATTTCTCCTCACTTTTAAGTGAAATGTATTATGTTCGAATCTTATAAATCACAAGTTGGCaaccaatttatttatttataatcaaTAATTGATCAAAAAACTTAAAAagctgaaaagaaaagaatctcATTCTTACAAAAGTGAGCACAAGTGCGTGAGTAACTTTCAACCGGTGATGGATAATTAACTAACAAAATATCAACGATTAACATCCACCTACGGAGACTCACTAGCACAGATCTCaaacaaaaagcatgatcaCGAAACGCATCATGTTATCTATTTTGGGAACCGATATTATGCTCAAGGGCTCACTTCAAGGAACAAAAGCTGTGACATTGCTTGTTAGTCAAGGGTTTTCTAAGGTAAAACAGTGTATGGAATGATGCACCCGTGTTTGAACAGTTAAAATCTGGCCATGCAAATCCAGCCGTCTAATACACCACGCACACCGGGTGCATCATAGAATTTCTTGTTAGTCAAGTATTTAGAAGGGTGCTAGTGATGAAAATAATCAAAGAATCAAATTGTGAATAAACATATAATATAGGAGGTTTTTCCCTCAAGGTCTTTTTGCTGCATACTTTTTATTGAACTGTCTGCGAAACTGGGAAACAATACAAAGGCAAAAAACACGAACCAATATCTTCAAGAGAACTACTCTCACCCAAAACCTTATGAAACTACTGACTACAATCGGAAAGCAGCACCCAGGACGCATATGATACATGAAGCCCGTCATCAGCTTCGTAGAACTGGTAAAAACAAAAGCCTTTTTTCATTCAGATACTGATGCGCTCTTTATGAATACATCGAGACATCAGGCAACCTAATCACaagttaataaaaaaactgaaagtAGCATTGAAGTTTCTGTCACATACAAACCGAGAGCATCAATGTCATCCTAACCGGTCTGAACAGAAGGCACGGAAGCTGGCATCGCATCTTCAAGTTTTACTCTGGCACCAATGGAGCCGTCAGAAGCAGGACTAGCTCTTTCAGAAAGGGTATTAGCTTCTTTACTGCCCTCATCCAAGCGGACAACTTGAGCAAAACTCTTGGACATGTGCTTGATGTAATCACTGGGAATTTGAACAGTATTTTTGTGCTCATTTTCTCCAGCCACACCGACAGCAATCAGGCTGGCTTGCTGTCTGGCCTTCCGCTCTTGCATTGCTTTCTGCCGGTCTTCATAAAATTCAAAGTCATCTAGAATCGACATCTCTGTTTCATAATTCTTGAAGATATTCAACATCTCAATTCCCTGCTCCAATTTCACCTGCACACATGGGAGCAAAACCAGGGCTTGTAAGCATAAGTACAAAGACTAGCCAAAATACAACGTGCTTCACGATTTCTAATCTATatcttaaaattttgttttccatCAAACTCAAATGAATAACATAGATCACATGCTAAGCACTCGAATAACTTCCGTATGGTCATCTCCTTAACATAGAACAAGTAAAACTGAACAAAAGGGGAAACAGGAGGACAAAGCCTACAAATGATTCATATTAAGTAAGGAAAATAAGAGGAAACAAGATGAAAATTCAGACTCAACACCATGAAATTACACAAAAAGCATCGGTGGTGCATCTAACAGTATTTTAGGAGGCATTATGAGCATCAGAAAAAACAAAGACCTTCCGCACTAAAGATCACATCTACCTAATTAGTTATAGTCCATAAGCAGGCAATGACAGAAAGACCAATAACAGACAGAAGCTCAGTCAAGCTACTATAAGTATTCTAACAAAAACTAAATATTTAGCTTTCCCCTGGTAATGGATATTGTTTTTACGAACTGGATGCAATATATTTCCTATATTATAAAAAGTCTTGTTCCCAAATTGTCACCTCTTGAGTATCTCGGCTGTTAGTTACAGGCTTGTTGTCATTATTTTCAAGAATGATGTGACGAAACTGACTATTGGGGACATCTTTAATCATATGCCACTTCACAGGGAACTGGCCACTCCATTTGTCTTGCTGCCAGTAATCCAGACTCTTGTCAAAATCAACAGGTCCAATCATTTCAGCCACCCCACAGAACTGAGCACTAGCATTCACCTGGTATTATGAAGTACAGCAATGTAAGGGAAAACTGGGCATCAAGGATGAAACAGAAAGAATAAGAAACGGAAAAGGAAGAAATCATGTAGCATATGTTACTTATCTTGTGAACATCACCAAAAAGATCTTATTTGAAGAAAAGATTGTATAATTAccgaaaagaagagaaaaattgGGCAGCTATCATGCATCTCCTTAGCTTCACGATATGCAGCATCCAACTTTTTGTTACCGTTTGGTGTGCTGGCCCAGACACCATATTTGATGCTCTTGTGAACATTATCTTCACTGTATGACTTGATAATGAAGAACTTAGCATCTTTGTACTCTGTTACAAAATCAGGCCTGTTGAATGATTCATCAAGGACCTTGTTTGTAGAAGCATTATGTTTGGTGTTCTCCACAGAGCTATCAGCCATGATTTGACTCTTTGGCTTTGAGGCCCTCGGGCCCCGATTCTGCTCACAAAGAATATCAAGGGGGGCATTGCAACTGCATATAGGACCGCTGCCCCTCACATGCCGCTTGCTATTTTCTAATGATAGAAAGCCACGATTGTTAGCTCCAAAGCTAGAAAACGATGCACTTCCAAGGCCAGATCCCTGATTATAACCACTGGGCATGTAGCCTCTGTTATAAGAGTTTGAACCAGATCCAAACCCATACATAGACCTTTGTTGTTGAGAAGCCTGTCGAAAAACGACTATTCATTAATACTAGAATCCATGAGTCTAATTAAATTCAGCAAGTTCCAGATGATGGTGTAAATGACAATCAACTCACGTCCCACGATATATAGGCTGGCATCATTTCCAAGATAGTGATTCATAAAAGATAAGCCAAAGTTGCATTACACCAAAAATGGAAGATGACAGTAACCTAATGATCTACACCTGAACTCCAATATTGGTAGATACCCATGGTTACTAAACCCAATGATTCCTCAATATAGATATTTAACCAGCTCAACAAACTATACAGCATTCTTCGTTGCCattgaaataaattaaaatgtcTTGATTTGGATAACATTGAATCCTATGATGGACTTTGAGTCATTGTGTCCAGTATTTTACTAATAAACATTGCGCTGCTGCAATCAGTTTTCCTTGCAATACATAGAAATACCAACGGCAAAGATTCTAATTATGGTGCATTGCAAAgactaatatttaataaacatgatttacaaaaatacaaaatcttGATGCAAGGAGAAGCAGAGAGTAAACAACTTAAGAACAGGGGTGAACAAGGTAGCACATGTGACAGTACGAGTCAAAAGCAGCTTGAAGAAACTGTTAAAAGGAAAGCGGGAGGTgagagagggaaggagagagtAGAATATATATTTCCTGAACTTTGACTTCCATATGACAAAGTGGAAATAATATTTTGAGCAAAAGTACATAATATAACATTTTCTGCAAAATATATGCAAGTTCCTTCCTCCAAGATTTGATGGAAGAGAAGAAACCAGAAATCagtttcaaaaacattgttGAAACAGGATTGAAGAGAAAAAATAACCAAtgagatttcaaaagatcataATTAAAGACATGCACAGGTACGAGAACATACCATGCCAACATTCTGCCCATATGAGCCCAGTGGGCCAATTGGCTGTGGAGACACTGATGGCGATAAGGGAGACCTGTGCCTGTCTGAGGGTTTTGGCCAGTCTGACAAAAGACCTCCAGATCTAAATCCATCAAATCCTTGCTGCAAGTCATGAAAACCATGACTACCAGGATTTCCAGGAAAATTGCCTCTACCAAAAGATCCCACTGGAGGATGATAACCAGGCCTTGGTCCAAAAAGCATATTGTCACCTTGTTGGTCGATATTAACTAAGGTGGTGAGCTCTGGTTGTGAAACTGTAGTAGGTGAGGTAATATATTGCATGCTAGGAGGACCAAGCTGCTGATAATAAGGCGGTCCCGAAAATGGGTATTGCTGGGGGGAATATAACTGGGCATCTCCACCTACGGATGGCATTGGTGTTGTAACCGGGGAGTAAGGCCCATACGGCATTTGTGGATTGTAGCCATATCCAGAATGAAAGACTAAAGAAGGATTCTCATTGTAGACACCCTAATCAAGATTGAAAATACACGAAAATTACAATTAGTTAACCTGAAAGAAAGAAACGTATATACATGAATGACGATGCATAAAGATACACTCACAGGAGAATTAATCTCCAATCCTTCGGTGTTGATGTATGGAGAATATTCGTCCCACTCACCAGTTCCATTTTCATAACCTACATCACAGATGATAACATTGTATCTATACTTACATTCTATGAGAGCAACAAAAAACATAACTAAAGACTACAAAGGACTactttacaatttatttttccTTATATGACATGTCAAAAACTATCCCTCTCTAGAACTATAGTTAAAAATCCATTTATGAATACAAGCCTCCAAGACAGTATCGAGTACCgaccaaagaaaaagaatactAGGTCAGCTACAAATGTATAAAATTTGGAATTTATATTCCAACCTCACAGCTGAAGCCACATTTTGATTGGATTACTAAAcacaaaaaagggaaaaaaaattccttCCTGATGGAGGTATTCCACTGTAATGTTGAAAAGGCCAACAAACAGTGAAGCGTATTTTCAGACTCAACCCAGCTGTGAACAGCTCATTTCCATGGCAGCGCATCCCGACCCAGATGAATAAAAGACTAACCTCTATAGTAGAAGGGCTGGGCCTGAGGGGCATAAACATTAGGTGGGAAAACAGTATGATCTCCACCTGAACCAAAAGGACCTGATTGACCTGCTGCCTCCCTTGGAAGACCTATGGTGGCAGCATCTGGAGAAGGATTAGGAGAAACTGACCTCTCATTTTTTGAGACATGGGGCTGATAACAGATAAACAAACGAAAGTTGTCATGCACGAGGGAGTAAAGagaaagaattgaatttaaattacAAAGAACTGGCAATGGATCAGAAGAGTATCGTGTTGGACTCACAACTACCTGCTCCTTCATGCTATCTGGTTCAGCAGGTTTCTCTTCTGCATCCATGATCAGTATGCTCAGTGACTTAGTAGAGTCTTAGAAACATAGGGAGTACAAATTATTGACCAACCAAAGCAAAATTCGGGGATAGGAAAACTTGAAGCTATGAATATGTGCGCGCATATCCACGCGTGCACACCTACCCACACATGATAAATAGAAGTACATGAATATATTTCATAATCATGTCCACATCATTaggttcaaataaaaaacacgaAATTTTGAGCTACCCACTCGTATTGAAAAAagtcaaaaacaaaaacagagatAAAGATCCCAACTTCACAAAAGCTGCCATAGATATGATCCTAACTGCTCAAACTATAAACAATGAAATTCATGGAACAGGAAATGTTTTTGGATACACAATGAAGCACGATGTCCAGCTGTAATTATTTCAAGAGAGCTTCTAGCGATAACCCAAATTGCAAAaagaactaaaaataaaattttcatgaattttataatgaaaagaaaaataaacaaaaactttgGACTAAAAGGActcattttctttcatcttaTAAAAATCTTGAACTTTAAAAATTCATCCACCTCCTACTATTAGGAACAACGGCTTTTCTTTTCAATCTGCCTCACCGCAGTCCCCAGTAAACCAGACCATGGCGATACACATATAAAGACTACAATGACGAGAAATGAAACCACACGGTAGGATTAGCAGAAGCGTGAAGCCCTATTACCTATATAACTTTTGTTCAGAAAAGGTACATTTTTGCCATATCAAAGAGAGGCTTCTTCACAAAACCCGAGTCTGAAAGTAGTTTATACTTTATACACATGATATATAAATTTGATTGCACAACCACTGTACAGTCCCTAGTATACTTTTTGTTGACAGCAACTTCAGAAATGAATATCAAAATGATTCCTATAACCCAAAAATGATCACTAAAACTGTATCTTCACTGCATACATGCATGAATAAATTGATCCGTAATTCCGTATAGTATTCGGACTAAACTATGACTGAACTCGATGCAACACATTCACACGATCCaacacatcatcaataaatgaCCTCAAACACAAAAATCGAAACACGAAAACAGAATATGAACAATCAATGCTTACAACAATTCTGTCATGACAATACACAGATACTACTAGATCTCCAATCCCAGACACTCCTCAGCCTACCAGCAAAGCCAGATCAGGACACAGTTCTACAAACCAAGCCAATCACAGATGCCAAAATTCCCACGGCAAAAATCACTAAAACTCGAAATCCCCAACAGAAATACCAAAAAACTCACCAATTCATTGACTTTACatacaaatcaaagaaaaacaaacaaacccaTCTGAGGAAATGATCAACAAAAACAAcccagatttaaaaaaaaaaaaaaaaacaataacatGATCGAAATTCAAGAGGCAGAA is a genomic window of Malus domestica chromosome 09, GDT2T_hap1 containing:
- the YTP6 gene encoding YTH domain-containing protein ECT4 isoform X3, yielding MAANQPQAPDRTSEEKPAEPDSMKEQVVPHVSKNERSVSPNPSPDAATIGLPREAAGQSGPFGSGGDHTVFPPNVYAPQAQPFYYRGYENGTGEWDEYSPYINTEGLEINSPGVYNENPSLVFHSGYGYNPQMPYGPYSPVTTPMPSVGGDAQLYSPQQYPFSGPPYYQQLGPPSMQYITSPTTVSQPELTTLVNIDQQGDNMLFGPRPGYHPPVGSFGRGNFPGNPGSHGFHDLQQGFDGFRSGGLLSDWPKPSDRHRSPLSPSVSPQPIGPLGSYGQNVGMASQQQRSMYGFGSGSNSYNRGYMPSGYNQGSGLGSASFSSFGANNRGFLSLENSKRHVRGSGPICSCNAPLDILCEQNRGPRASKPKSQIMADSSVENTKHNASTNKVLDESFNRPDFVTEYKDAKFFIIKSYSEDNVHKSIKYGVWASTPNGNKKLDAAYREAKEMHDSCPIFLFFSVNASAQFCGVAEMIGPVDFDKSLDYWQQDKWSGQFPVKWHMIKDVPNSQFRHIILENNDNKPVTNSRDTQEVKLEQGIEMLNIFKNYETEMSILDDFEFYEDRQKAMQERKARQQASLIAVGVAGENEHKNTVQIPSDYIKHMSKSFAQVVRLDEGSKEANTLSERASPASDGSIGARVKLEDAMPASVPSVQTG
- the YTP6 gene encoding YTH domain-containing protein ECT4 isoform X2 — translated: MAANQPQAPDRTSDSTKSLSILIMDAEEKPAEPDSMKEQPHVSKNERSVSPNPSPDAATIGLPREAAGQSGPFGSGGDHTVFPPNVYAPQAQPFYYRGYENGTGEWDEYSPYINTEGLEINSPGVYNENPSLVFHSGYGYNPQMPYGPYSPVTTPMPSVGGDAQLYSPQQYPFSGPPYYQQLGPPSMQYITSPTTVSQPELTTLVNIDQQGDNMLFGPRPGYHPPVGSFGRGNFPGNPGSHGFHDLQQGFDGFRSGGLLSDWPKPSDRHRSPLSPSVSPQPIGPLGSYGQNVGMASQQQRSMYGFGSGSNSYNRGYMPSGYNQGSGLGSASFSSFGANNRGFLSLENSKRHVRGSGPICSCNAPLDILCEQNRGPRASKPKSQIMADSSVENTKHNASTNKVLDESFNRPDFVTEYKDAKFFIIKSYSEDNVHKSIKYGVWASTPNGNKKLDAAYREAKEMHDSCPIFLFFSVNASAQFCGVAEMIGPVDFDKSLDYWQQDKWSGQFPVKWHMIKDVPNSQFRHIILENNDNKPVTNSRDTQEVKLEQGIEMLNIFKNYETEMSILDDFEFYEDRQKAMQERKARQQASLIAVGVAGENEHKNTVQIPSDYIKHMSKSFAQVVRLDEGSKEANTLSERASPASDGSIGARVKLEDAMPASVPSVQTG
- the YTP6 gene encoding YTH domain-containing protein ECT4 isoform X7 — encoded protein: MAANQPQAPDRTSGYENGTGEWDEYSPYINTEGLEINSPGVYNENPSLVFHSGYGYNPQMPYGPYSPVTTPMPSVGGDAQLYSPQQYPFSGPPYYQQLGPPSMQYITSPTTVSQPELTTLVNIDQQGDNMLFGPRPGYHPPVGSFGRGNFPGNPGSHGFHDLQQGFDGFRSGGLLSDWPKPSDRHRSPLSPSVSPQPIGPLGSYGQNVGMASQQQRSMYGFGSGSNSYNRGYMPSGYNQGSGLGSASFSSFGANNRGFLSLENSKRHVRGSGPICSCNAPLDILCEQNRGPRASKPKSQIMADSSVENTKHNASTNKVLDESFNRPDFVTEYKDAKFFIIKSYSEDNVHKSIKYGVWASTPNGNKKLDAAYREAKEMHDSCPIFLFFSVNASAQFCGVAEMIGPVDFDKSLDYWQQDKWSGQFPVKWHMIKDVPNSQFRHIILENNDNKPVTNSRDTQEVKLEQGIEMLNIFKNYETEMSILDDFEFYEDRQKAMQERKARQQASLIAVGVAGENEHKNTVQIPSDYIKHMSKSFAQVVRLDEGSKEANTLSERASPASDGSIGARVKLEDAMPASVPSVQTG